One Faecalicatena sp. Marseille-Q4148 DNA window includes the following coding sequences:
- the mraY gene encoding phospho-N-acetylmuramoyl-pentapeptide-transferase, which yields MNYYIIVIPVLISFVLSVLMGPVVIPFLRRLKMGQTERVEGVQSHLKKAGTPTMGGVMILISVLVTSLFYVKDYPKIIPVLFVTVGFGLIGFLDDYLKVVMKRSDGLFPMQKMALQIVVTAVFAFYLVKFTDVSLTMLIPFSGGNYLDIGWLAIPLLFIAVIGTVNGVNFTDGLDGLASSVTVLVATFFTVIAVGTKSGLEPVTCAVVGALLGFLLFNVYPAKVFMGDTGSLALGGFVASTAYMLQMPIFIVIVGMIYFVEVLSVMIQVTYFKKTGGKRFFKMAPIHHHFELCGWSETRVVAVFSIITAILCLIALLAL from the coding sequence ATGAATTATTATATCATAGTAATACCAGTATTGATTTCGTTTGTACTCAGCGTGCTGATGGGGCCGGTTGTGATTCCGTTTCTGCGCAGATTGAAGATGGGGCAGACAGAACGTGTAGAAGGTGTCCAATCGCATTTGAAGAAAGCCGGAACTCCTACAATGGGCGGTGTGATGATCTTGATCAGTGTACTTGTAACATCCCTGTTTTATGTGAAGGATTACCCAAAGATCATCCCGGTACTTTTTGTGACGGTCGGATTTGGTTTGATCGGATTTCTGGATGATTATCTGAAAGTTGTAATGAAACGCTCTGATGGACTATTTCCGATGCAGAAGATGGCGCTTCAGATCGTTGTTACGGCTGTGTTTGCATTTTACCTTGTGAAGTTTACAGATGTTTCGCTGACGATGCTGATTCCGTTTTCCGGAGGAAACTATCTGGACATTGGCTGGCTTGCGATCCCACTGCTGTTTATTGCGGTGATTGGTACTGTAAATGGTGTGAATTTCACAGACGGTCTGGATGGTCTGGCATCAAGTGTTACAGTTCTTGTAGCTACGTTTTTCACGGTCATTGCTGTTGGAACAAAGAGCGGACTGGAGCCGGTTACATGTGCGGTTGTCGGAGCGTTGCTTGGATTCTTATTGTTTAATGTTTATCCGGCAAAGGTATTCATGGGAGATACCGGTTCACTGGCGCTTGGAGGATTTGTTGCATCCACAGCGTATATGCTGCAGATGCCGATCTTCATTGTAATTGTTGGAATGATCTATTTTGTGGAAGTTCTTTCTGTTATGATCCAGGTTACATATTTTAAAAAGACCGGAGGAAAGCGTTTCTTTAAGATGGCACCGATCCATCATCATTTTGAATTATGCGGATGGTCAGAGACAAGAGTTGTTGCGGTATTTTCAATTATTACTGCAATTCTCTGTCTGATCGCGCTGTTGGCGTTATAG